In one Haloarcula sp. DT43 genomic region, the following are encoded:
- a CDS encoding DUF7405 family protein, which yields MTSRRGLLLRLSALSGAAGLSGCSSLLARQASSPTGDLDPNPRAGELPVRQHAWNERLRSDAAGNDLPPRHFRLFMLDLDTEPSDAAAETVELAMRTLEDAYEFDSGGLLHMLAWGTSYFETYGSLGSSPIRRPRVLSRTDDPDLQAFDAMLVLASDVPSHLAAAESALFDTRPTLAGAEIQGRLGDVFTVADRRGGFVGEGLPAAHANAEGVPADIPEDSYMFSGFFAGRAGTQASEDRVTIDDGPYAGGTTIHLSRINEAFDTWWELAQSDRVERLFSAAFSPDDIDRGDLPFADMVREHARENGRVGHFEKVARARKDGEPLLLRRDFNTIDGGQAGIHFLSLQERLSDFEEVRDAMNGWWLREEHEDLRDRQNNGLLEFIEVASRSNFYVPPRDKRAFPAP from the coding sequence ATGACGTCCCGCCGCGGGCTGTTGCTCCGCCTCTCCGCGCTCTCCGGAGCGGCCGGGCTGAGCGGCTGTTCGTCCCTGCTCGCCAGGCAGGCGTCGTCGCCGACGGGGGACCTGGACCCGAACCCGCGGGCCGGCGAACTCCCGGTGCGGCAACACGCCTGGAACGAGCGCCTCCGGAGCGACGCCGCCGGCAACGACCTGCCCCCCCGTCACTTCCGGCTGTTCATGCTCGACCTCGACACCGAGCCGTCGGACGCGGCCGCGGAGACCGTCGAACTGGCGATGCGGACGCTTGAAGACGCCTACGAGTTCGACAGCGGAGGACTCCTGCACATGCTCGCCTGGGGGACGAGCTACTTCGAGACCTACGGCTCGCTCGGGTCGTCGCCGATACGTCGCCCGCGGGTCCTCTCCCGGACGGACGACCCCGACCTGCAGGCCTTCGACGCGATGCTCGTCCTGGCCAGCGACGTGCCCTCGCATCTCGCGGCCGCCGAATCGGCGCTGTTCGACACCCGACCGACGCTCGCGGGCGCGGAGATTCAGGGCCGACTCGGCGACGTGTTCACCGTCGCCGACCGCCGCGGCGGGTTCGTCGGCGAGGGGCTCCCGGCGGCCCACGCCAATGCGGAGGGCGTCCCCGCCGACATCCCCGAGGACTCGTACATGTTCTCGGGCTTCTTCGCCGGCCGGGCCGGCACGCAGGCCAGCGAGGACCGCGTCACCATCGACGACGGCCCCTACGCCGGCGGAACGACGATACACCTCTCTCGAATCAACGAGGCCTTCGACACCTGGTGGGAACTCGCCCAGTCAGACCGCGTCGAGCGGCTGTTCTCGGCGGCGTTCTCGCCGGACGACATCGACAGGGGTGACCTCCCCTTCGCCGACATGGTCCGCGAGCACGCGAGGGAGAACGGCCGGGTCGGTCACTTCGAGAAGGTCGCCCGCGCCCGCAAGGACGGGGAGCCGCTTCTCCTCCGACGGGACTTCAACACCATCGACGGCGGCCAGGCCGGGATTCACTTCCTCTCCTTACAGGAGCGGCTCAGCGACTTCGAGGAGGTCCGGGACGCGATGAACGGCTGGTGGCTCCGGGAGGAACACGAGGACCTCAGAGACCGGCAGAACAACGGCCTGTTGGAGTTCATCGAGGTCG